The Thiothrix subterranea genome has a segment encoding these proteins:
- the trmB gene encoding tRNA (guanosine(46)-N7)-methyltransferase TrmB, protein MDTTTAPHRAIKSFVLRQGRVTKAQEEALTNLWPVFGIEPSDTPLDFPSLFGRVAPVTLEIGFGNGDSLAQMAAAAPERDFIGIEVHTPGVGHLLKLIGDQGLQNVRVMNTDAVEILKQRIPAHSLDRVQLFFPDPWHKKKHHKRRILQLPFVSLLASRLQTGGVFHMATDWENYAEYMAEVMQTSPDFVNLASEPPYSPRPDTRPLTKFENRGLKLGHGVWDLLYQKN, encoded by the coding sequence ATGGATACAACAACAGCACCGCATCGCGCCATTAAGAGTTTCGTCTTGCGTCAAGGTCGCGTCACCAAGGCGCAGGAAGAAGCATTAACGAACCTGTGGCCGGTTTTCGGCATCGAACCCAGTGACACGCCGCTCGACTTCCCCAGCCTATTCGGGCGCGTTGCCCCGGTAACGCTAGAAATCGGCTTCGGCAATGGTGATTCCCTCGCGCAAATGGCAGCCGCCGCGCCGGAACGTGATTTCATCGGCATTGAAGTGCATACCCCCGGTGTCGGGCATTTGCTCAAACTGATCGGCGATCAGGGTTTGCAAAATGTGCGGGTGATGAATACCGATGCGGTCGAAATCCTGAAACAACGCATCCCCGCCCATTCACTGGATCGGGTGCAATTGTTTTTTCCTGACCCTTGGCACAAGAAAAAGCACCACAAACGCCGTATCCTGCAATTACCGTTTGTGAGCCTATTAGCCTCGCGCTTGCAAACCGGTGGCGTGTTCCACATGGCCACTGATTGGGAAAACTACGCCGAATACATGGCTGAGGTTATGCAAACCAGCCCGGACTTCGTTAATCTTGCGTCTGAACCACCCTATTCACCCCGCCCAGACACGCGTCCACTAACCAAATTTGAAAACCGTGGGTTAAAATTAGGACATGGCGTTTGGGATTTGCTTTACCAAAAAAATTAA
- a CDS encoding phosphoglycerate kinase codes for MAFIKMTDLDLKGKRVLIRSDLNVPVKDGKVTSDARITASMATIKFAMDAGAKVMVTSHLGRPTEGEWSEAVSLKPVADNIAARLGSDVRLIKDWVDGGFDVADGELVVLENCRVNKGEKKNVEETAKKYAALCDVFVMDAFGTAHRAEASTYGVGMFAPVAAAGMLLTEELLALDKALANPARPMVAIVGGSKVSTKLTVLEALSEKCEQLVVGGGIANTFLKATGHNVGKSLCEDDLVDTANALITKMTARGAIIPIAVDVVCGKKFDANEPAVLKDAKDVADDDMIFDIGPKSAQELVDIIMNAGTVVWNGPVGVFEFDQFGEGTKAISMAMAETKAFTLAGGGDTIAAIQKYDIYDKISYISTAGGAFLEYLEGKVLPAVAMLEERAKG; via the coding sequence ATGGCTTTCATCAAAATGACCGATCTGGATCTGAAGGGCAAACGTGTTCTGATCCGTTCCGACCTGAATGTTCCTGTCAAAGACGGCAAAGTCACTTCCGACGCACGCATTACCGCATCAATGGCGACCATCAAGTTCGCAATGGATGCGGGTGCAAAAGTGATGGTGACGTCTCACTTGGGTCGTCCGACCGAAGGCGAGTGGTCTGAAGCGGTTTCCCTGAAGCCGGTTGCTGACAATATTGCAGCGCGTTTGGGTTCAGATGTGCGCTTGATTAAGGATTGGGTTGACGGTGGTTTTGACGTGGCTGACGGCGAATTGGTCGTGCTGGAAAACTGCCGCGTGAATAAAGGCGAAAAGAAAAACGTTGAAGAAACCGCCAAGAAATACGCTGCCCTGTGTGACGTATTCGTGATGGATGCGTTTGGTACGGCGCACCGTGCCGAAGCTTCAACTTACGGCGTAGGCATGTTTGCCCCAGTCGCAGCCGCTGGCATGTTGCTGACTGAAGAACTGCTGGCGTTGGATAAAGCACTGGCAAACCCAGCTCGCCCAATGGTGGCTATCGTTGGTGGCTCTAAAGTTTCCACCAAACTGACTGTGTTGGAAGCCTTGTCTGAGAAGTGCGAACAGTTGGTTGTCGGCGGTGGTATTGCCAACACCTTCTTGAAAGCCACAGGCCACAACGTCGGTAAGTCGTTGTGTGAAGATGATTTGGTTGACACCGCCAATGCGCTGATTACCAAAATGACTGCTCGCGGCGCAATCATCCCCATCGCGGTTGACGTGGTGTGTGGCAAGAAATTCGACGCTAACGAACCAGCGGTTCTGAAAGACGCGAAAGACGTAGCAGACGACGACATGATTTTCGACATCGGCCCTAAGTCTGCACAAGAACTGGTCGATATTATCATGAACGCTGGCACGGTCGTCTGGAATGGCCCAGTCGGTGTATTCGAGTTCGACCAATTCGGCGAAGGCACGAAAGCCATTTCAATGGCAATGGCTGAAACCAAAGCGTTCACATTGGCAGGCGGCGGCGACACTATCGCAGCGATCCAGAAGTACGACATTTACGACAAAATCTCCTACATCTCCACTGCGGGCGGTGCTTTCCTCGAATACCTCGAAGGCAAAGTCCTCCCAGCGGTTGCCATGTTGGAAGAACGCGCTAAGGGTTAA
- the fba gene encoding class II fructose-bisphosphate aldolase (catalyzes the reversible aldol condensation of dihydroxyacetonephosphate and glyceraldehyde 3-phosphate in the Calvin cycle, glycolysis, and/or gluconeogenesis), translating into MALISLRQLLDHAAENGYGMPAFNVNNMEQIHAIMQAADACNSPVILQGSAGARSYAGEPFLRHLVLAAVEMYPHIPVVMHQDHGSEPAVCFRSIQSGFSSVMMDGSLMADAKTPSSYEYNVETTRKVVELAHACGVSVEGELGCLGSLETGMMGEEDGHGAEGVLDHSQLLTDPEEAADFVRKTGVDALAIAIGTSHGAYKFTKKPTGNVLRIDRVKEIHARIPTVHLVMHGSSSVPEDWLAIINNYGGDMGQTYGVPVSEIVEGIKHGVRKVNIDTDLRMASTGAIRKHLAENTANFDPRKFLKEATKAMSGICKDRFEAFGCAGQASKIKPVSLEVMFGEYKAGKLDPKVS; encoded by the coding sequence ATGGCTTTGATTTCTTTGCGTCAATTACTGGATCACGCGGCTGAAAACGGCTACGGGATGCCAGCGTTCAACGTCAACAACATGGAGCAAATCCACGCCATCATGCAAGCGGCTGATGCGTGCAACTCCCCTGTTATCCTGCAAGGTTCTGCCGGTGCGCGTTCTTACGCAGGCGAACCGTTCCTGCGTCATTTGGTACTGGCAGCGGTCGAAATGTACCCGCACATCCCAGTGGTTATGCACCAAGACCACGGCTCTGAGCCAGCGGTTTGCTTCCGTTCTATCCAGTCCGGCTTCTCATCCGTGATGATGGATGGCTCGTTGATGGCGGATGCGAAAACCCCATCCAGCTACGAATACAACGTTGAAACCACTCGCAAAGTGGTTGAGCTGGCTCATGCTTGCGGCGTTTCTGTCGAAGGCGAACTGGGTTGCTTGGGTTCACTCGAAACCGGCATGATGGGCGAAGAAGACGGTCACGGTGCAGAAGGCGTGTTGGATCATTCCCAACTGCTGACTGACCCAGAAGAAGCGGCTGACTTTGTGCGCAAGACCGGCGTTGACGCGCTGGCCATTGCGATTGGTACGTCTCATGGTGCATACAAGTTCACTAAGAAGCCTACCGGCAATGTATTGCGTATCGACCGTGTGAAAGAAATCCACGCTCGCATCCCGACCGTTCACTTGGTTATGCACGGCTCTTCTTCTGTACCCGAAGATTGGCTCGCGATCATCAACAACTACGGCGGCGACATGGGTCAAACCTACGGCGTGCCGGTTTCTGAAATCGTTGAAGGCATCAAGCACGGCGTGCGTAAGGTCAATATCGACACTGACTTGCGTATGGCATCCACTGGTGCAATCCGTAAGCATTTGGCTGAAAACACCGCTAACTTTGACCCACGCAAATTCCTGAAAGAAGCCACTAAAGCGATGTCAGGCATCTGCAAAGACCGCTTTGAAGCGTTTGGTTGTGCCGGTCAAGCCAGCAAAATCAAACCGGTTTCACTGGAAGTCATGTTCGGTGAATACAAAGCTGGCAAGCTCGACCCGAAAGTGTCGTAA
- a CDS encoding thiazole synthase: MQHDTLTIAGKVYSSRLLVGTGKYKDLAETQAATEASGAQIITVAIRRTNIGQNKDEPNLLDVISLDKYTLLPNTAGCYNVDDAVRTCRLARELLDGHKLVKLEVLGDAKTLYPDTIQTLKAAEILVKDGFDVMVYTSDDPLIARQLEEIGCVAVMPLAAPIGSGLGIRNPYNILEIIENAKVPIIVDAGVGTASDAAIAMEMGCDGVLMNTAIAGAKNPVLMASAMKKAIEAGREAFLAGRMPRKRYASASSPLEGTFF; this comes from the coding sequence ATGCAACACGACACCCTCACCATTGCAGGCAAGGTCTATTCATCCCGTCTGTTGGTTGGCACTGGCAAATACAAAGACTTAGCAGAAACCCAAGCCGCCACCGAAGCCAGCGGTGCGCAAATTATTACCGTCGCGATTCGCCGCACCAACATCGGTCAGAACAAAGACGAACCCAATCTGCTGGATGTGATTTCCTTGGATAAATACACCCTGCTGCCGAATACCGCAGGCTGTTACAACGTGGATGATGCGGTGCGCACTTGCCGCCTAGCGCGTGAATTGCTGGATGGTCACAAGCTGGTCAAACTCGAAGTGCTGGGCGATGCCAAAACCCTCTACCCTGACACGATTCAAACCCTGAAAGCGGCTGAAATTCTGGTAAAAGATGGCTTTGATGTCATGGTATACACCAGCGACGACCCCTTGATTGCGCGTCAATTGGAAGAAATCGGCTGCGTGGCTGTCATGCCGCTGGCAGCACCGATTGGCTCAGGCTTGGGCATTCGCAACCCTTACAACATTCTCGAAATCATTGAAAACGCTAAGGTTCCAATCATTGTGGATGCGGGCGTAGGCACGGCTTCAGATGCGGCGATTGCGATGGAAATGGGCTGTGACGGCGTGTTAATGAATACCGCCATTGCGGGCGCGAAAAACCCCGTGCTAATGGCGTCTGCCATGAAAAAAGCCATTGAAGCGGGGCGTGAAGCCTTCCTTGCAGGGCGGATGCCACGTAAACGTTACGCTTCTGCCTCCTCACCGCTGGAAGGCACGTTCTTCTAA
- the tkt gene encoding transketolase, producing MTTRRELANAIRVLAMDAVQKANSGHPGAPMGMADIAEVLFNDFMSHNPQNPAWANRDRFVMSNGHGSMLPYSVLHLTGYDLSMDDLKAFRQLHSKTPGHPEYGYAPGIETTTGPLGQGITNAVGMALAEKILAAQFNKPGHTIVDHYSYVFLGDGCLMEGISHEACSFAGTMGLGKLICFYDDNNISIDGEVDGWFTDDTPKRFEAYGWHVLSIDGHDPEAIKAATEAAKAETGKPSMICCKTTIGFGSPNKAGSHDCHGAPLGDAEIALTRQALGWTNAEPFAIPDNVYAGWDAKAKGAAAEEAWNGTFAAYAAAYPAEAAEFKRRMAGELPANWAEASAAAIAAIDAKAESPATRVASKNALDAFAPLLPEFLGGSADLTPSNNTFNKSSKHISAGHGKAQDFSGNYLSYGVREFGMSAIMNGMALHGGLLPYGATFLMFSEYARNALRMAALMKIQSIFVYTHDSIGLGEDGPTHQPVEQIPTLRMIPRMSVWRACDAVETAVSWKHAIEYKGPSTLIFSRQNLKHQVRDAATIANIAKGGYVLKDTDGTPDVIVIATGSEVELAMQAAAKSDKKVRVVSMPSCDVFDAQDAAYKESVLPAAVTARVAVEAAIGDAWYKYVGLNGKVICMTTFGESAPADQLFKQFGFTVDNVLNAINSVA from the coding sequence ATGACTACACGCCGCGAGCTGGCTAACGCAATCCGCGTATTGGCTATGGATGCCGTACAAAAAGCAAATTCCGGGCATCCGGGCGCACCGATGGGCATGGCAGACATTGCCGAAGTCCTGTTCAACGATTTCATGTCCCATAACCCACAGAATCCTGCTTGGGCAAACCGTGACCGTTTCGTCATGTCCAACGGGCATGGCTCAATGTTGCCGTATTCTGTGCTGCACCTGACTGGCTACGATCTGTCAATGGACGATCTGAAAGCGTTCCGCCAACTGCATTCCAAAACCCCAGGCCATCCTGAGTATGGCTATGCACCGGGTATTGAAACTACCACAGGCCCACTGGGTCAGGGTATTACCAATGCTGTCGGTATGGCATTGGCTGAAAAAATCCTCGCCGCGCAATTCAACAAGCCGGGTCACACCATTGTTGACCATTACAGCTACGTGTTCTTGGGCGATGGCTGCTTGATGGAAGGTATTTCCCATGAAGCGTGTTCATTTGCTGGCACAATGGGCTTGGGCAAACTGATTTGCTTCTATGACGACAACAATATCTCTATCGACGGCGAAGTCGATGGCTGGTTCACGGACGATACTCCGAAACGTTTTGAAGCTTACGGTTGGCACGTCCTGAGCATTGACGGTCACGATCCTGAGGCAATCAAAGCAGCAACCGAAGCAGCGAAAGCAGAAACCGGCAAGCCTTCCATGATTTGCTGCAAAACCACCATCGGTTTTGGTTCACCGAACAAAGCCGGTTCACACGATTGCCACGGCGCACCACTGGGTGATGCTGAAATCGCGTTGACTCGCCAAGCATTGGGTTGGACTAACGCTGAACCGTTTGCGATTCCTGACAATGTTTACGCAGGTTGGGATGCTAAAGCCAAGGGTGCAGCGGCTGAAGAAGCATGGAACGGTACGTTTGCAGCTTATGCAGCGGCTTACCCGGCAGAAGCGGCTGAATTTAAGCGTCGCATGGCTGGCGAATTGCCTGCTAATTGGGCTGAAGCATCTGCGGCAGCGATTGCAGCGATTGATGCAAAAGCTGAATCACCTGCAACGCGCGTGGCTTCCAAAAATGCACTGGATGCGTTTGCACCGTTGCTGCCTGAATTCCTCGGCGGCTCGGCTGACTTAACGCCTTCCAACAACACCTTCAACAAGTCCAGCAAGCACATCAGTGCAGGTCACGGCAAAGCGCAAGATTTCAGCGGCAACTACCTGTCTTACGGTGTGCGCGAATTCGGTATGAGCGCCATCATGAACGGTATGGCACTGCACGGCGGTTTGCTGCCATACGGCGCAACCTTCCTGATGTTCTCCGAATACGCGCGTAATGCGCTGCGCATGGCGGCTTTGATGAAAATTCAAAGCATCTTTGTTTACACCCACGACTCCATCGGTCTGGGCGAAGACGGCCCAACGCATCAGCCGGTTGAGCAAATTCCAACGCTGCGCATGATCCCACGTATGTCCGTTTGGCGTGCCTGTGACGCGGTAGAAACTGCCGTTTCTTGGAAACACGCCATCGAATACAAAGGCCCAAGCACCTTGATCTTCTCGCGCCAAAACCTGAAGCATCAGGTACGTGATGCAGCGACGATTGCTAACATCGCTAAAGGCGGCTACGTGTTGAAAGACACCGACGGCACACCTGACGTGATCGTGATTGCTACCGGTTCTGAAGTCGAATTGGCAATGCAAGCAGCGGCTAAATCTGATAAAAAAGTGCGCGTGGTTTCCATGCCTTCTTGCGACGTGTTCGATGCGCAAGATGCAGCGTACAAAGAATCCGTATTGCCAGCAGCCGTTACCGCCCGCGTTGCCGTTGAAGCAGCCATCGGTGATGCTTGGTACAAGTACGTGGGTCTGAACGGCAAGGTCATTTGCATGACCACGTTCGGCGAATCTGCACCGGCGGATCAGTTGTTCAAGCAGTTTGGCTTCACGGTTGACAACGTTTTGAACGCTATCAATAGCGTCGCGTAA
- the purU gene encoding formyltetrahydrofolate deformylase, which produces MTTEANYILTVTCPAKTGIVAAVTGFLAESQCYITEMAQYDDEMTQKFFCRIMFRRDSQLSPALDTLRQQFAVIAGNFAMHWGITNATRATRVVLMVSKADHCLVDLLYRKNKGDLNMNVVCVVSNHMDLRSLVEREGIRFVCLPVDKTNKAEQEARMLEIVADAQAELVVLARYMQILSDDTCRKLAGMCINIHHSFLPGFKGARPYHQAYDRGVKLIGATAHYVTSDLDEGPIIEQSVERVDHTYQPEDLAALGRDLENSALAKAVRLHIERRVFMDGNKTVVFK; this is translated from the coding sequence ATGACAACCGAAGCCAACTACATTCTTACCGTCACCTGCCCCGCCAAAACCGGGATCGTCGCTGCTGTCACCGGCTTTTTAGCGGAATCCCAATGCTACATTACCGAAATGGCGCAATACGATGACGAGATGACCCAGAAATTTTTCTGCCGGATTATGTTCCGCCGCGATAGCCAGTTATCGCCTGCGCTTGACACGCTGCGCCAGCAATTTGCGGTGATTGCCGGAAATTTTGCGATGCACTGGGGCATCACCAATGCCACCCGCGCCACCCGCGTGGTGCTCATGGTCTCCAAAGCGGATCATTGTTTGGTGGATTTGCTGTACCGCAAGAACAAAGGCGATTTGAATATGAACGTCGTCTGCGTGGTTTCCAATCACATGGATTTGCGCTCATTAGTAGAACGTGAAGGCATCCGCTTTGTATGCCTGCCTGTCGACAAAACCAATAAAGCCGAACAAGAAGCGCGAATGTTGGAAATTGTTGCCGACGCCCAAGCCGAATTGGTGGTGCTGGCGCGTTACATGCAAATCCTTTCGGACGACACGTGCCGGAAATTGGCGGGTATGTGCATCAATATTCACCATTCATTCCTGCCCGGATTCAAAGGCGCACGCCCTTACCACCAAGCCTACGACCGTGGGGTGAAACTGATTGGGGCGACCGCGCATTACGTTACCTCCGATTTGGATGAAGGTCCGATCATCGAGCAATCGGTAGAGCGCGTCGACCACACCTACCAACCCGAAGACCTCGCTGCATTGGGGCGCGACCTCGAAAACAGTGCTCTCGCCAAAGCCGTGCGCTTACACATTGAGCGGCGCGTGTTTATGGATGGCAATAAAACCGTGGTATTCAAATAA
- the gap gene encoding type I glyceraldehyde-3-phosphate dehydrogenase has translation MTIKVGINGFGRIGRMAFRAIAKDFPGIEVVGINDLLAPDYLAYMLKYDSVHGRFGGDVAVDGSNLVVNGKTVRLTAERDPANLKWSDIGVDIVLECTGFFLDDAGCQKHIEAGAKKVVMSAPSKDSTPMFVYGVNHTTYAGQAIISAASCTTNCLAPVAKVLNDNWGIKRGLMTTVHAATATQKTVDGPSMKDWRGGRGILENIIPSSTGAAKAVGVVLPELKGKLTGMAFRVPTSDVSVVDLTVELNKEATYAEICAAMKAAATTGDMSKTLGYTDEKVVSTDFRGVGFSSIFDAEAGIALDGTFVKVVAWYDNEYGYTANMLRFVEHVAAN, from the coding sequence ATGACAATTAAAGTTGGTATCAATGGTTTTGGCCGTATCGGTCGTATGGCTTTCCGCGCTATTGCAAAAGATTTCCCCGGTATCGAAGTAGTCGGTATCAATGACCTGCTCGCCCCTGATTACCTTGCATACATGCTGAAATACGACTCCGTACACGGTCGTTTCGGTGGTGATGTTGCGGTTGACGGCAGCAACTTGGTCGTAAACGGCAAAACAGTACGCCTGACTGCTGAACGCGATCCAGCTAACCTGAAGTGGAGCGACATCGGCGTAGACATCGTGCTGGAATGCACCGGCTTCTTCCTTGACGACGCTGGCTGCCAAAAGCACATCGAAGCGGGCGCGAAGAAAGTGGTCATGTCTGCTCCTTCCAAAGACAGCACCCCAATGTTCGTTTACGGCGTAAACCACACCACTTACGCAGGTCAAGCGATCATTTCTGCGGCTTCTTGCACCACTAACTGCTTGGCTCCAGTAGCGAAAGTCCTGAACGACAACTGGGGAATCAAGCGTGGTTTGATGACTACCGTTCATGCTGCAACTGCTACTCAGAAAACCGTTGACGGCCCTTCCATGAAGGACTGGCGCGGTGGCCGTGGTATTTTGGAAAACATCATTCCATCATCCACCGGTGCTGCAAAAGCGGTTGGCGTAGTACTGCCAGAGCTGAAAGGCAAACTGACTGGTATGGCGTTCCGCGTGCCTACTTCTGACGTTTCCGTGGTTGACCTGACGGTTGAGCTGAACAAAGAAGCAACTTACGCTGAAATCTGTGCAGCGATGAAAGCAGCGGCTACCACTGGCGACATGAGCAAGACGTTGGGCTACACCGACGAGAAAGTGGTTTCCACTGACTTCCGTGGCGTTGGCTTCTCTTCCATTTTCGATGCTGAAGCCGGTATCGCGTTGGATGGCACATTCGTGAAAGTCGTGGCTTGGTACGACAACGAATACGGCTACACCGCGAACATGCTGCGTTTCGTTGAGCACGTCGCCGCGAACTAA
- the pyk gene encoding pyruvate kinase has translation MRRTKIVATMGPATDTPEAIEAIIRAGVDVVRMNFSHGTHAEHAARAALVRELAHKAGRIVGILGDLQGPKLRISRFQDGKITLKAGDAFILDADLASDAGTQERVGLGYKELVNDVSAGDELWLDDGRIVLEIVEVRGQEIHTRAINGGILSNNKGLNRRGGGLSAEALTDKDREDIAAAASIGVDFLAVSFPRSADDIHEARRLALDAGCKAAIVAKMERAETMQEAIRDEIILASDVIMIARGDLGVEIGDAKLPQAQKCLISRARTLNRAVITATQMMETMTENPIPTRAEVFDVANAVMDGTDAVMLSGETATGKHPALVVKTMAAICKEAENSNENRRSGHRMEDRFERIDEGIAMATMYTANHMGVRAIATLTESGATPLWMSRIRSGIPIYALTSSDEAARRVSMYRGVYPVKLHEPLKDPKIANRQAVELMIEEGIVENGDLVIITKGDLMGTKGGTNQLKILRVGEHQNG, from the coding sequence TTGAGAAGGACAAAAATTGTAGCGACTATGGGGCCTGCTACCGATACGCCGGAAGCAATCGAAGCGATTATTCGGGCGGGTGTGGACGTGGTGCGGATGAATTTCTCACACGGTACACACGCAGAACACGCGGCGCGTGCGGCTTTGGTGCGTGAATTAGCGCACAAAGCGGGACGTATCGTCGGTATTCTCGGCGACTTGCAAGGCCCTAAATTACGCATTTCACGTTTCCAAGATGGCAAAATTACCCTGAAAGCGGGCGATGCCTTCATTTTGGATGCCGATCTTGCCAGCGATGCCGGAACGCAAGAGCGCGTTGGCCTCGGTTACAAGGAGCTGGTCAATGACGTGAGTGCCGGAGACGAACTTTGGTTGGATGACGGGCGCATTGTGTTGGAAATCGTCGAGGTGAGGGGGCAGGAAATCCATACCCGCGCCATCAACGGCGGTATTTTATCCAACAACAAGGGCTTGAATCGGCGCGGCGGTGGCTTGAGTGCGGAAGCCTTGACCGACAAAGACCGGGAAGACATTGCTGCTGCTGCCAGCATTGGCGTGGATTTCCTCGCTGTGTCATTCCCGCGCTCGGCTGATGATATTCACGAAGCCCGCCGTTTGGCATTAGACGCTGGTTGCAAAGCCGCTATTGTTGCCAAAATGGAACGGGCTGAAACCATGCAGGAAGCGATTCGCGACGAAATCATTCTGGCATCCGACGTGATTATGATTGCTCGCGGCGATTTAGGCGTGGAAATCGGCGATGCGAAGTTGCCACAGGCGCAGAAATGCTTGATCAGCCGCGCGCGTACCCTGAACCGTGCGGTGATTACCGCGACGCAAATGATGGAAACCATGACCGAAAACCCGATCCCGACGCGGGCGGAAGTCTTCGACGTGGCAAACGCTGTCATGGATGGCACGGATGCAGTGATGTTATCGGGCGAAACCGCGACCGGCAAACACCCTGCACTGGTCGTGAAAACGATGGCTGCGATTTGCAAAGAAGCGGAAAATTCCAACGAAAATCGCCGTTCTGGGCATCGTATGGAAGACCGTTTTGAGCGTATCGACGAAGGCATTGCGATGGCAACCATGTACACCGCCAACCACATGGGAGTACGGGCGATTGCTACTTTGACCGAATCCGGTGCAACCCCATTGTGGATGTCGCGGATTCGTTCCGGTATCCCAATTTACGCGCTGACCTCCAGTGATGAAGCAGCACGGCGGGTGAGCATGTATCGCGGGGTTTATCCGGTGAAATTGCATGAACCGTTGAAAGACCCGAAAATAGCTAACCGTCAAGCGGTTGAATTAATGATTGAAGAAGGCATCGTGGAAAATGGTGATCTGGTCATTATCACCAAAGGCGACCTGATGGGTACGAAAGGCGGCACCAATCAGCTCAAGATTCTGCGTGTCGGCGAACACCAGAACGGCTAA
- the thiS gene encoding sulfur carrier protein ThiS, whose amino-acid sequence MEILVNGTPHLVAEGTTAAQLLVILDLQGKRLALEINQTLIPRSQFDSLVLQPHDTVEIVHAIGGG is encoded by the coding sequence ATGGAAATACTCGTGAATGGCACACCGCACCTCGTGGCGGAAGGCACGACAGCAGCGCAGTTGTTGGTGATTTTAGACTTACAAGGCAAACGCCTCGCCCTCGAAATCAATCAAACACTGATACCGCGTAGCCAATTTGACAGCTTGGTACTGCAACCCCATGATACGGTTGAAATCGTCCACGCCATCGGTGGCGGTTAA
- a CDS encoding alkene reductase, with the protein MTTLFDSAQLGDLTLRNRIIMAPLTRCRASSGRVPNALMAQYYQQRASAGLILTEATSVTPMGVGYPDTPGIWSQEQVAGWKLITDAVHQVGGLIFLQLWHVGRISDSSYLNGELPVAPSAIAAQGHVSLVRPEKTYEVPRALETHEIPGIVSAYRLGAENAKLAGFDGVEIHGANGYLLDQFLQDSTNQRTDAYGVTLENRARLLLEVTDAVIEVWGAARVGVHLAPRCDAHTMGDSNPLETFTYVAQALGKRHIAFIFTREAVGADSISPAMKQAFGGFFITNENFDAQTAQQILAAGNADAVAFGQKFIANPDLPRRLQENLPLNPPNFDTFYPMGNPDFAVGYTDYPFS; encoded by the coding sequence ATGACCACTTTATTCGACTCCGCTCAACTGGGCGATCTTACCTTGCGCAACCGCATTATTATGGCACCGCTGACCCGTTGCCGTGCCAGTAGCGGACGTGTGCCGAATGCACTCATGGCACAGTATTACCAACAACGTGCCAGCGCAGGCTTAATTTTAACCGAAGCCACCTCCGTGACGCCAATGGGCGTGGGCTACCCTGATACGCCGGGGATTTGGTCACAAGAACAAGTCGCAGGCTGGAAACTCATCACCGATGCAGTGCATCAAGTGGGCGGGCTAATTTTCCTGCAACTGTGGCACGTTGGGCGCATTTCTGATTCCAGCTATTTGAATGGCGAGCTGCCCGTTGCCCCCAGCGCGATTGCAGCGCAAGGCCATGTGAGTTTAGTGCGCCCCGAAAAAACCTACGAAGTGCCACGCGCTTTGGAAACGCATGAAATTCCGGGCATTGTCAGCGCTTACCGTTTGGGGGCAGAAAACGCGAAACTGGCAGGCTTTGACGGGGTGGAAATCCACGGGGCGAATGGCTATTTACTCGACCAATTCCTGCAAGACAGCACCAATCAACGCACCGATGCTTACGGTGTAACGCTGGAAAATCGGGCGCGTTTGCTGCTCGAAGTGACCGATGCCGTGATTGAGGTGTGGGGTGCTGCACGGGTCGGCGTGCACCTTGCACCGCGTTGCGATGCGCACACGATGGGCGATTCTAACCCGCTAGAAACGTTCACCTACGTGGCGCAAGCTCTAGGCAAACGCCACATCGCGTTTATTTTCACCCGCGAAGCCGTGGGCGCTGACAGCATTAGCCCCGCGATGAAACAAGCCTTCGGGGGATTTTTCATCACTAACGAAAACTTCGATGCGCAAACGGCGCAACAGATACTAGCAGCAGGCAATGCCGATGCGGTGGCGTTTGGTCAGAAGTTTATTGCTAACCCCGATTTACCACGCCGTTTGCAGGAAAATTTGCCGTTGAATCCGCCCAACTTTGATACATTCTACCCAATGGGCAATCCAGATTTCGCGGTGGGGTATACCGACTATCCGTTTAGTTAA